The proteins below come from a single Saccharopolyspora sp. SCSIO 74807 genomic window:
- a CDS encoding dynamin family protein, with protein sequence MTAPPEDPLLERSRSLLIRAMTFYRDDPRTASWLRGRLERLDQPLRIAVSGRVKSGKSTLINALVGQRLAPSDAEESTQVSTLYRYGPEPKITVHTPHGTVQNVPVTTLDPSTIRDLQRWRPDEVARLVIEAPVPGLQAISLIETPGVSSSAMQETGRSALAQILSEADAVLYLTRYPQQTDVQFLQSVHELQLARRAPINTIVAFSRADETGNGGSGALQAAERISLRYRDDPTVRAFAQYVIPVVGLLGQAAATLTDEDFASLVALRQLPESSLEALLLSADRFANNSTPESVPTSVRQGLLEKFGRYGVAQALTALGEGVSEPKKLSAQLLEASRLNDLQEAVYQQFIERQEALRARSALLAVDMALRANPRPGVQQLLGEFERLLANAPEWEELRLLSALQSGQLSFPRPLQNEARRLLGGQGQDAPSRLGQESDTLESILAEEASSALARWRDQLVNPMHDRAHREAVRVVLRSCERIIAARMR encoded by the coding sequence ATGACCGCTCCCCCCGAAGACCCGCTGCTGGAGCGTTCGCGGTCGCTGCTGATCCGGGCGATGACGTTCTACCGGGACGACCCGCGCACCGCGAGCTGGCTGCGCGGCCGGTTGGAGCGGCTCGACCAGCCGCTGCGGATCGCGGTCAGCGGCAGGGTCAAGTCCGGCAAGTCCACGCTGATCAACGCACTGGTCGGGCAGCGGCTCGCGCCCTCCGACGCAGAGGAGAGCACCCAGGTCAGCACGCTGTACCGGTACGGGCCGGAGCCGAAGATCACCGTGCACACCCCGCACGGCACGGTGCAGAACGTGCCCGTCACGACGCTGGATCCGAGCACGATCCGGGACCTGCAGCGGTGGCGGCCGGACGAGGTGGCGCGGCTGGTGATCGAGGCACCGGTGCCCGGCCTGCAGGCGATCTCGCTGATCGAGACCCCCGGGGTCTCGTCGTCGGCGATGCAGGAGACCGGGCGCTCGGCGCTGGCGCAGATCCTGTCCGAGGCCGACGCGGTGCTGTACCTGACGCGCTATCCGCAGCAGACCGACGTGCAGTTCCTGCAGTCGGTGCACGAGCTGCAGCTGGCGCGGCGGGCTCCGATCAACACGATCGTCGCGTTCTCCCGCGCGGACGAGACCGGCAACGGCGGCAGCGGCGCCTTGCAGGCCGCGGAGCGGATCTCGCTGCGCTATCGCGACGATCCGACGGTGCGCGCGTTCGCGCAGTACGTGATCCCCGTGGTCGGGCTGCTCGGGCAGGCGGCGGCGACGCTCACCGACGAGGACTTCGCCTCGTTGGTGGCGCTGCGGCAGCTTCCGGAGAGCTCGCTGGAAGCACTGCTGCTGTCGGCCGACCGGTTCGCCAACAACAGCACCCCGGAGTCGGTGCCCACCAGCGTGCGGCAAGGACTGCTGGAGAAGTTCGGCCGGTACGGCGTCGCGCAAGCGCTCACCGCCCTCGGCGAAGGGGTTTCCGAACCGAAGAAGCTCTCCGCGCAGCTGCTGGAGGCCAGCAGGCTCAACGATCTGCAGGAAGCGGTGTACCAGCAGTTCATCGAGCGCCAGGAGGCGCTGCGGGCGCGGTCGGCGCTGCTGGCGGTGGACATGGCGCTGCGGGCCAACCCGCGCCCGGGCGTGCAGCAGCTGCTCGGCGAGTTCGAGCGCCTGCTGGCGAACGCGCCGGAGTGGGAGGAGCTGCGGCTGCTCTCGGCACTGCAGTCGGGCCAGCTCAGCTTCCCCCGCCCGCTGCAGAACGAGGCGCGGCGGCTGCTCGGCGGGCAGGGCCAGGACGCCCCGTCCCGCCTGGGCCAGGAATCCGACACGCTGGAGTCGATCCTCGCGGAGGAGGCGAGTTCGGCGCTGGCGCGGTGGCGGGACCAGCTGGTGAACCCGATGCACGACCGCGCGCACCGGGAAGCCGTCCGGGTCGTGCTGCGCAGCTGCGAACGCATCATCGCCGCGCGGATGCGGTAG
- a CDS encoding catalase, with amino-acid sequence MTPRPTTTNAGIPVGSDDHSLTAGPNGPVLLQDHYLIEKNAQFNRERVPERVVHAKGGGAFGFFEVTEDVSQFTKAAVFQPGAKTETLIRFSSVAGELGSPDTWRDPRGTAIKFYTSEGNYDLVGNNTPVFFIRDAIKFPDFIHSQKRRADNHLRDNDMQWDFWTQCPESAHQVTWLMGDRGLPKTWRHMNLYGSHTYLWQNAGGEKFWVKYHFKTDQGHDFLPQAEADRLAGADGDHHIRDLWTSIKGGEYPSWTLYVQVMPYTDAADYRFNPFDLTKIWPHGDYPLIKVGRFVLNRNPENYFAQIEQAAFEPSNLVPGIGTSPDKMLQGRLFAYPDAHRYRIGANYMDLPVNRPVSEVNSYSKDGQMRYSFGHGDPVYAPNSYGGPHADSARSGEDEAPANLEQEVLRSAYALHSEDDDFGQPGAMVRNVFSDEERARFIDNVAGHINGGVTKPIQDKALNYWRSVDKATGDKIAEKVQGA; translated from the coding sequence GTGACGCCAAGGCCCACGACGACCAACGCCGGGATCCCGGTCGGCAGCGACGACCACTCGCTCACCGCCGGCCCGAACGGCCCGGTCCTGCTGCAGGACCACTACTTGATCGAGAAGAACGCGCAGTTCAACCGGGAGCGCGTGCCGGAGCGCGTGGTGCACGCCAAGGGCGGCGGCGCGTTCGGCTTCTTCGAGGTCACCGAGGACGTCAGCCAGTTCACCAAGGCCGCGGTGTTCCAGCCCGGCGCCAAGACCGAAACGCTGATCCGGTTCTCCTCGGTCGCAGGCGAGCTCGGTTCCCCCGACACCTGGCGCGACCCGCGCGGCACCGCGATCAAGTTCTACACCAGCGAGGGCAACTACGACCTCGTCGGCAACAACACCCCGGTGTTCTTCATCCGGGACGCGATCAAGTTCCCGGACTTCATCCACTCGCAGAAGCGCCGCGCCGACAACCACCTGCGCGACAACGACATGCAGTGGGACTTCTGGACCCAGTGCCCGGAGTCGGCGCACCAGGTGACCTGGCTGATGGGTGACCGCGGGCTGCCCAAGACCTGGCGGCACATGAACCTCTACGGGTCGCACACCTACCTGTGGCAGAACGCGGGCGGCGAGAAGTTCTGGGTCAAGTACCACTTCAAGACCGACCAGGGCCACGACTTCCTGCCGCAGGCCGAGGCCGACCGGCTCGCCGGTGCCGACGGGGACCACCACATCCGCGACCTGTGGACCTCGATCAAGGGCGGCGAGTACCCGAGCTGGACGCTGTACGTGCAGGTCATGCCCTACACCGACGCGGCGGACTACCGGTTCAACCCGTTCGACCTGACCAAGATCTGGCCGCACGGCGACTACCCGCTGATCAAGGTCGGCCGGTTCGTGCTGAACAGGAACCCGGAGAACTACTTCGCCCAGATCGAGCAGGCCGCGTTCGAGCCGTCGAACCTGGTTCCGGGCATCGGCACCTCGCCGGACAAGATGCTGCAGGGCCGGTTGTTCGCCTACCCGGACGCGCACCGGTACCGGATCGGCGCCAACTACATGGACCTACCGGTCAACCGCCCGGTCTCGGAGGTCAACAGCTACTCCAAGGACGGCCAGATGCGCTACAGCTTCGGCCACGGCGACCCGGTGTACGCGCCGAACTCCTACGGCGGTCCGCACGCCGACAGCGCGCGCTCCGGTGAGGACGAGGCTCCGGCGAACCTGGAGCAGGAGGTCCTGCGGTCGGCCTACGCGCTGCACTCCGAGGACGACGACTTCGGGCAGCCGGGCGCGATGGTGCGCAACGTGTTCAGCGACGAGGAGCGGGCACGGTTCATCGACAACGTCGCCGGGCACATCAACGGCGGCGTGACCAAGCCGATCCAGGACAAGGCGCTGAACTACTGGCGCAGCGTCGACAAGGCGACCGGCGACAAGATCGCCGAGAAGGTGCAGGGCGCCTGA
- a CDS encoding Fur family transcriptional regulator: MEPSATPDDRLIPDDGEHAAGHEVTRIRELLREAGLRATKPRVAVLRWLTGNPHSTAEQAASAVRRELGAVSTQAVYDVLHACNQAGLLRRIEPAGHPARFETRTADNHHHLVCRGCGRTTDVDCVRGAAPCLAPSTTAGYEVDEAEIVFWGRCPDCRRTATEPLPDGQH, translated from the coding sequence ATGGAACCCAGCGCGACCCCGGACGACAGGCTGATCCCGGACGACGGCGAGCACGCGGCCGGTCACGAGGTGACCCGGATCCGCGAGCTGCTGCGCGAGGCCGGACTGCGGGCCACCAAACCGCGCGTGGCGGTGCTGCGGTGGTTGACCGGGAATCCGCACTCGACCGCCGAGCAGGCGGCGAGCGCGGTGCGCCGCGAACTCGGTGCGGTGTCCACGCAGGCCGTCTACGACGTGCTGCACGCGTGCAACCAAGCCGGGCTGCTGCGGCGCATCGAACCGGCCGGGCACCCCGCCCGGTTCGAGACCCGCACCGCCGACAACCACCACCACCTGGTCTGCCGGGGCTGCGGCCGGACCACGGACGTCGACTGCGTCCGCGGCGCCGCGCCGTGCCTGGCCCCGTCCACCACGGCCGGGTACGAGGTGGACGAGGCCGAGATCGTGTTCTGGGGCCGGTGCCCGGACTGCCGCCGCACGGCAACCGAACCGCTGCCCGACGGGCAGCACTGA
- a CDS encoding gluconate:H+ symporter produces MPNLLAQGAEPVVPALSAGPALAIAAASIAVLLVLIMALKMQPLIALLLVSLGSALALQVPVGEVMDTLLGGLGETLAEVALLVALGAMLGRMLEISGGAAVLARALVRRFGERRAPFALGVAGMLFGFPIFLDAGVIIFLPIVFSVARRLGGSVLRYGLPVAGGFAVMHVFLPPHPGPVAAAGLLGADIGLLVLLGLVVAVPTWLIAGYGFGRWAGERIYLPVPEMSVTAEGEQDEDDPAGGPSAFTVIAMLLLPLLLILLNTGLSTLAEAGVVDDSAQWVQIATLIGESPVALVISVLVACVLLGLRRGMRAAEIEQQLTDCLGPIAAVILVTGAGGMFGAVLEAGGVGQALAGALNALGIPLILAAFVIAMVMRVAQGSATVALTTAAGFIAPAVHAAQGLSPADVCLIVLAIAAGATVLSHVNDSGFWLIGRLLGMDVPTTLRTWTVLETLIGLIGFAITWGLSLVL; encoded by the coding sequence GTGCCGAACCTGCTGGCGCAAGGCGCCGAACCAGTAGTCCCGGCCCTCAGCGCCGGGCCCGCGCTGGCCATCGCGGCCGCGTCGATCGCCGTGCTGCTCGTGCTGATCATGGCCCTGAAGATGCAGCCGCTCATCGCGCTGCTGCTGGTCAGCCTGGGCTCCGCGCTCGCGTTGCAGGTGCCGGTGGGCGAGGTGATGGACACCTTGCTCGGCGGGCTCGGCGAAACGCTCGCCGAAGTGGCGTTGCTGGTGGCGCTCGGCGCGATGCTCGGCCGGATGCTGGAGATCTCCGGCGGTGCCGCGGTGCTGGCGCGTGCGCTGGTCCGGCGGTTCGGCGAGCGGCGGGCGCCGTTCGCGCTGGGGGTGGCGGGGATGCTGTTCGGCTTCCCGATCTTCCTGGACGCCGGTGTGATCATCTTCTTGCCGATCGTGTTTTCGGTGGCGCGCAGGCTCGGCGGCTCGGTGCTGCGCTACGGGTTGCCGGTCGCGGGCGGGTTCGCCGTGATGCACGTGTTCCTGCCGCCGCACCCGGGGCCGGTGGCCGCGGCGGGACTGCTCGGTGCGGACATCGGGCTGCTGGTGCTGCTGGGCCTGGTCGTCGCGGTGCCCACCTGGTTGATCGCCGGTTACGGGTTCGGCCGGTGGGCGGGGGAACGCATCTACCTGCCGGTGCCCGAGATGTCCGTGACCGCCGAGGGCGAGCAGGACGAAGACGATCCGGCGGGCGGGCCGTCCGCGTTCACGGTGATCGCCATGCTGCTGCTGCCGCTGTTGCTGATCCTGCTCAACACCGGCCTGAGCACGCTGGCCGAAGCCGGCGTCGTCGACGACTCGGCGCAGTGGGTGCAGATCGCCACGTTGATCGGGGAGAGCCCGGTCGCGCTGGTGATCTCGGTGCTGGTCGCCTGCGTGCTGCTCGGCTTGCGCCGCGGGATGCGCGCGGCCGAGATCGAGCAGCAGCTCACCGACTGCCTCGGGCCGATCGCAGCGGTGATCCTGGTGACCGGCGCGGGCGGCATGTTCGGTGCGGTGCTGGAAGCCGGGGGTGTGGGCCAGGCACTCGCGGGCGCGCTCAACGCGCTGGGCATTCCGCTGATCCTGGCCGCGTTCGTGATCGCGATGGTGATGCGGGTGGCGCAGGGTTCGGCGACGGTCGCGCTGACCACGGCGGCCGGGTTCATCGCGCCCGCGGTGCACGCCGCCCAAGGGCTCTCGCCCGCCGACGTGTGCCTGATCGTGCTCGCCATCGCGGCCGGGGCGACCGTGCTCTCGCACGTCAACGACTCCGGGTTCTGGCTGATCGGGCGGCTGCTGGGGATGGACGTGCCGACGACGCTGCGGACCTGGACGGTGCTGGAGACGCTGATCGGCCTGATCGGGTTCGCCATCACCTGGGGGCTGTCGCTGGTGCTGTGA
- a CDS encoding gluconokinase, with translation MSSAAVVLGIDLGTTSTKVVAATREAKVLHQTERGYPLRTEQPGEATQDPATVRDAAIEALIECVEWTRSHGHEVRALSFSTAMHTILGLDSAGTPVTPSFNWADTQASEMARRLRTSGTADSTGHSETAAELHRATGTPVHTQSVMVKLAWLTGKYPDLARTADRWCALKDFVFEEFAGEFVTDYSLASGSGLQDMQSLQWHPDALEVAGVRAEQLPEIKSPVDTVALGAEMARRTGLPEGLPVALGGGDGPLANLGVGAIRPGVAALSLGTSGALRVVREKPGIDDRCRTFSYALAEGLWVVGGAVSNGAVVGQWAADAFGVDVAELLDEAREVAPGADGLMALPYLLGERAPWWEADLTGAFVGLRKSHGRAEMTRAVVEGVAQQLALVRDAVLDAGAQVRAVRATGGGFRSPVWAEAISAALDLDLQLAESSGGSGLGAVLLGWRALGEFDSLEEAGGFVHPERVVSPDPAAAELMTRRRPLVDQLHRALRALEL, from the coding sequence ATGAGCTCCGCAGCGGTCGTTCTCGGCATTGATCTCGGCACCACGTCGACCAAGGTCGTCGCCGCCACTCGCGAAGCGAAGGTGCTGCACCAGACCGAGCGCGGCTACCCGTTGCGCACCGAGCAGCCGGGGGAGGCGACGCAGGACCCGGCCACGGTGCGCGATGCGGCGATCGAGGCGTTGATCGAGTGCGTCGAGTGGACCCGCAGCCACGGCCACGAGGTGCGGGCGCTGTCGTTCAGCACCGCGATGCACACGATCCTCGGCTTGGACTCCGCCGGGACACCGGTGACGCCGTCGTTCAACTGGGCCGACACGCAGGCGTCCGAGATGGCGCGGCGGCTGCGGACCTCCGGGACCGCGGACTCGACCGGGCATTCCGAGACCGCTGCCGAGCTGCACCGGGCCACCGGCACACCGGTGCACACCCAGTCGGTGATGGTGAAGCTGGCCTGGCTGACCGGGAAGTACCCGGACTTGGCGCGCACGGCCGACCGGTGGTGCGCGCTGAAGGACTTCGTCTTCGAGGAGTTCGCAGGCGAGTTCGTCACCGACTACTCGCTCGCGTCCGGCAGCGGCTTGCAGGACATGCAGAGCCTGCAATGGCATCCGGACGCGCTGGAGGTCGCCGGGGTGCGGGCGGAGCAGCTGCCCGAGATCAAGTCGCCTGTGGACACCGTGGCGCTCGGGGCCGAGATGGCGCGCAGGACGGGGCTGCCGGAAGGGCTGCCGGTCGCGCTGGGCGGTGGTGACGGACCGCTGGCCAATCTGGGCGTGGGCGCGATCCGGCCGGGTGTGGCGGCATTGTCCCTGGGCACGAGCGGGGCACTGCGGGTGGTCCGGGAGAAGCCGGGCATCGATGACCGGTGCCGGACGTTCAGCTACGCGCTCGCCGAAGGCTTGTGGGTCGTCGGCGGAGCGGTGAGCAACGGAGCCGTCGTCGGGCAGTGGGCGGCCGACGCCTTCGGCGTCGACGTGGCCGAGCTGCTCGACGAAGCGCGGGAGGTGGCTCCCGGCGCGGACGGGCTCATGGCCCTGCCGTACCTGCTGGGAGAACGCGCGCCCTGGTGGGAAGCGGACCTGACCGGCGCGTTCGTGGGCCTGCGCAAGTCGCACGGGCGGGCCGAGATGACCCGGGCCGTCGTCGAGGGCGTCGCGCAGCAGCTCGCGCTGGTGCGGGACGCGGTGCTCGACGCGGGTGCGCAGGTGCGGGCCGTGCGCGCGACCGGGGGCGGTTTCCGCAGTCCGGTGTGGGCGGAGGCGATCTCCGCAGCGCTGGACCTCGATCTGCAGCTCGCCGAGAGCAGCGGCGGCTCCGGGCTCGGCGCGGTGCTGCTGGGCTGGCGGGCGTTGGGCGAGTTCGACTCGCTGGAGGAAGCGGGCGGGTTCGTGCACCCGGAGCGGGTGGTCTCGCCGGACCCGGCGGCCGCCGAGCTGATGACCCGCCGCAGGCCGCTGGTGGATCAGCTGCACCGGGCCCTGCGAGCGCTCGAACTCTGA
- a CDS encoding Uma2 family endonuclease has protein sequence MTAMSWPDHLLTLEEFDRLPEDNSRRYELQEGLLQVSPKAAAVHQRVVKRITSSLDEQLPSKWEALQDVEVALDARFPPTLRIPDVVLAPTMAFDANPNRLYANDVAVAVEVVSPGSGRIDRLMKVHEYAQAGIQHYWILDIDSSVTISALRLHDGAYASCFEGGGMFKTTDPFELAVDLSALAVRSPER, from the coding sequence ATGACCGCGATGAGTTGGCCCGATCATCTGCTGACGCTGGAGGAGTTCGACCGCCTCCCCGAGGACAACTCGCGGCGCTACGAGCTCCAGGAAGGTCTTCTCCAGGTGTCCCCCAAGGCAGCAGCCGTTCACCAGCGCGTCGTCAAGCGGATCACCTCGAGCTTGGACGAACAACTTCCGTCGAAGTGGGAAGCGCTGCAGGACGTCGAAGTCGCGCTCGACGCGCGATTCCCGCCGACGCTGCGCATCCCCGACGTCGTCCTCGCCCCCACCATGGCGTTCGACGCGAACCCGAACCGCTTGTACGCCAACGACGTCGCAGTCGCGGTCGAGGTCGTCTCGCCCGGCTCGGGCCGGATCGACCGGTTGATGAAGGTGCACGAGTACGCGCAAGCCGGTATCCAGCACTACTGGATCCTGGACATCGACAGCTCTGTGACGATCAGTGCGCTCAGACTGCACGACGGTGCGTACGCGAGCTGCTTCGAAGGTGGCGGAATGTTCAAAACGACCGACCCGTTCGAGCTGGCAGTCGACCTTTCCGCGCTGGCCGTACGCTCGCCGGAACGCTGA
- a CDS encoding aspartate-semialdehyde dehydrogenase has translation MAPTVAIVGATGAVGSVMIDIINQRESVPWDEVRLIASARSAGKKITVRGRETTVVELAPEAFDGVDIVLFDVPDEISAQWAPIAAERGAIAVDNSGAFRMDPEVPLVVPEVNPEKVHERPRGIIANPNCTTLSMMAALGALHREFGLRELVVSSYQAASGAGQEGVDRLYDEIAAIAGKQLGVRAGDVAEALIAAGLPEETPFKAPLALNVVPWAGSAKGDGWTSEELKVRNESRKILGIPELKVSATCVRVPVVTTHALAVHAVFEREVTVPEAHRVFESQPSIVLQDDPDELDFPTPAGVVGADPTYVGRVRQALDFPSTLEFFVCGDNLRKGAALNTYEIAETLVR, from the coding sequence ATGGCCCCCACCGTTGCGATCGTCGGCGCCACCGGCGCCGTCGGCAGCGTCATGATCGACATCATCAACCAGCGCGAGTCGGTGCCGTGGGACGAGGTCCGGCTGATCGCCTCGGCCCGCTCCGCGGGCAAGAAGATCACCGTGCGCGGGCGGGAGACCACAGTGGTCGAACTCGCCCCGGAAGCGTTCGACGGCGTGGACATCGTGCTGTTCGACGTGCCGGACGAGATCTCCGCGCAGTGGGCGCCGATCGCGGCCGAGCGCGGTGCCATCGCGGTGGACAACTCCGGCGCGTTCCGGATGGACCCCGAGGTTCCGCTGGTGGTGCCCGAGGTCAACCCGGAGAAGGTGCACGAGCGCCCGCGCGGCATCATCGCCAACCCGAACTGCACGACGCTGTCGATGATGGCTGCGCTCGGTGCGCTGCACCGCGAGTTCGGGCTGCGCGAGCTGGTCGTGTCCTCGTACCAGGCGGCGTCCGGTGCCGGGCAGGAAGGCGTCGACCGGCTCTACGACGAGATCGCGGCCATCGCGGGCAAGCAGCTCGGCGTGCGGGCCGGCGACGTGGCCGAGGCGCTGATCGCGGCCGGGCTGCCGGAGGAGACGCCGTTCAAGGCTCCGCTGGCGCTGAACGTGGTGCCGTGGGCGGGCTCGGCCAAGGGCGACGGGTGGACCTCCGAGGAGCTCAAGGTCCGCAACGAGTCCCGCAAGATCCTCGGCATCCCGGAGCTGAAGGTCTCCGCGACCTGCGTGCGGGTGCCGGTGGTGACCACGCACGCGCTGGCGGTGCACGCGGTGTTCGAGCGCGAGGTCACCGTGCCGGAGGCGCACCGGGTGTTCGAGTCGCAGCCGTCGATCGTGCTGCAGGACGACCCGGACGAGCTGGACTTCCCCACTCCGGCCGGGGTCGTCGGCGCCGATCCGACCTACGTCGGGCGGGTGCGGCAGGCGCTGGACTTCCCGAGCACGCTGGAGTTCTTCGTCTGCGGTGACAACCTGCGCAAGGGCGCGGCGCTGAACACCTACGAGATCGCGGAGACGCTGGTGCGGTGA
- a CDS encoding aspartate kinase yields the protein MALVVQKYGGSSLESADRIKRVAERIVETRKAGNDVVVVCSAMGDTTDEMLDLAQQVNPAPPERELDMLLTAGERISNALVAMAVEALGVEARSFSGSQAGVITTAAHQNARIIDVTPGRVQEALAEGQVVLVAGFQGVAQDTKDITTLGRGGSDTTAVAVAAAMKADVCEIYTDVDGVYTADPRIAPDAKQLERVTYEEMLELAATGAKVLHLRAVEYARRYGVPLHVRSSYSPKPGTIVSGSVEDLSVEQAMITGVAHDRSEAKVTVRGVPDNRGVAGKIFRAVADAEIDIDMVLQNVSGTSSGRTDVTFTVSRDNGPEAVAELEKISAAVGFEEVVYDDNVGKVSLVGAGMRSHPGVTATFCEALSDAGVNIEIINTSEIRISVLVRDTQLADAVSALHAAFELGGEEEAVVYAGSGR from the coding sequence GTGGCGCTCGTCGTCCAGAAGTACGGCGGTTCCTCGCTGGAAAGTGCCGACCGGATCAAACGGGTCGCCGAACGCATCGTGGAGACCCGCAAAGCGGGCAACGACGTGGTCGTCGTGTGCTCGGCGATGGGCGACACCACCGACGAAATGCTGGACCTGGCTCAGCAGGTCAACCCCGCCCCGCCGGAGCGGGAGCTGGACATGCTGCTCACCGCGGGGGAGCGGATCTCCAACGCGCTCGTGGCGATGGCCGTCGAGGCGCTCGGCGTCGAGGCGCGCTCGTTCTCCGGCTCGCAGGCCGGGGTGATCACCACCGCGGCGCACCAGAACGCGCGGATCATCGACGTCACGCCGGGGCGCGTGCAGGAAGCCCTCGCCGAGGGCCAAGTGGTGCTGGTGGCCGGTTTCCAGGGCGTCGCCCAGGACACCAAGGACATCACCACGCTCGGCCGGGGCGGTTCGGACACCACCGCCGTCGCGGTCGCCGCGGCGATGAAGGCCGACGTCTGCGAGATCTACACCGACGTGGACGGCGTCTACACCGCGGACCCGCGGATCGCTCCCGACGCCAAGCAGCTGGAGCGCGTGACCTACGAGGAGATGCTGGAGCTGGCCGCGACCGGCGCGAAGGTGCTGCACCTGCGCGCGGTCGAGTACGCCCGCCGCTACGGCGTCCCGCTGCACGTCCGCTCGTCGTACTCACCCAAGCCCGGAACGATCGTTTCCGGCTCAGTGGAGGACCTTTCCGTGGAACAGGCGATGATCACCGGCGTGGCGCACGACCGGTCGGAGGCCAAGGTCACCGTGCGCGGTGTACCGGACAACCGGGGCGTCGCGGGCAAGATCTTCCGCGCGGTCGCCGACGCCGAGATCGACATCGACATGGTGCTGCAGAACGTTTCCGGCACCAGCTCCGGGCGCACCGACGTCACGTTCACCGTGTCCAGGGACAACGGCCCGGAGGCGGTCGCCGAGCTGGAGAAGATCTCCGCCGCGGTGGGCTTCGAGGAGGTCGTCTACGACGACAACGTCGGCAAGGTCTCGCTGGTGGGAGCCGGGATGCGCTCGCACCCCGGGGTCACCGCGACGTTCTGCGAGGCGCTGTCCGACGCGGGTGTGAACATCGAGATCATCAACACCTCGGAGATCCGGATCTCGGTGCTGGTCCGGGACACCCAGCTGGCGGACGCGGTCAGCGCGCTGCACGCCGCGTTCGAGCTCGGTGGCGAGGAAGAGGCAGTCGTGTACGCGGGGAGTGGTCGCTGA
- a CDS encoding mannosyltransferase family protein, giving the protein MSTTPEAVGPDPSPTGEAARTQRQQRVSGRWAQALEKLSHPGGRWSFLAPGVVYLAIRLFGLLVLALMSAANSESLLDNLSSWDGEWYLEIAAHGYGGVDPGMVDGYGHRSPETPLAFFPGYPVLVQLLDLLPGVGVQGAAIAVSLLTGIAAAYGLVRIGRLVSGSHGVGLLLVVLFAASPMAVTLSMAYSEALFCALSVWALVGVLERNWTLAGLCCAASGLVRPTAAALIGVVGLAALVAIFQRRDSWRPWLAVLLAPAGLAAYVGWVALQTGSLDGYFKLQQRGWSSAFDGGWATGKFALEALSQDKSVLETFTVWIVLAALVLMVLCVRNRLPWPLVLFAFAVLAMDLGSDGLMYSKVRLMLPAFPLLIPVAMGLAHRRRTTAVCSAALIVCFGAWFGAYSLTAWPYAI; this is encoded by the coding sequence TTGTCCACCACTCCCGAAGCGGTCGGGCCGGATCCCTCGCCGACCGGGGAAGCGGCACGTACCCAGCGGCAACAGCGGGTATCGGGCCGGTGGGCGCAGGCTCTGGAGAAGCTGTCGCACCCCGGCGGCCGCTGGTCCTTCCTGGCACCCGGTGTGGTTTACCTCGCAATCCGCCTGTTCGGGCTGCTGGTGCTCGCGCTGATGTCCGCGGCCAACAGCGAGTCGCTGCTGGACAACCTCTCGTCCTGGGACGGCGAGTGGTACCTGGAGATCGCCGCGCACGGCTACGGCGGCGTCGACCCGGGCATGGTCGACGGTTACGGGCACCGCTCCCCCGAGACGCCGCTGGCGTTCTTCCCCGGCTACCCGGTGCTGGTGCAGCTGCTCGACCTGCTGCCCGGCGTGGGCGTGCAGGGCGCGGCCATCGCGGTGAGCTTGTTGACCGGCATCGCCGCCGCTTACGGACTGGTCCGGATCGGGCGCCTGGTGAGCGGCTCGCACGGCGTGGGGTTGCTGCTGGTGGTGCTGTTCGCCGCGTCGCCGATGGCGGTGACCCTGTCGATGGCCTACTCGGAGGCGCTGTTCTGCGCGCTTTCGGTGTGGGCGCTGGTCGGCGTGCTGGAGCGGAACTGGACGCTGGCCGGGTTGTGCTGCGCGGCGTCCGGGCTGGTGCGGCCTACCGCTGCCGCGCTGATCGGCGTGGTCGGGCTGGCCGCGCTGGTGGCGATCTTCCAGCGCCGGGACTCGTGGCGGCCGTGGCTGGCGGTGCTGCTCGCGCCGGCCGGGCTGGCGGCTTACGTGGGCTGGGTGGCGTTGCAGACCGGCTCGCTGGACGGCTACTTCAAGCTGCAGCAGCGCGGCTGGTCGTCGGCGTTCGACGGCGGCTGGGCGACCGGCAAGTTCGCCCTGGAAGCGTTGTCGCAGGACAAGTCGGTGCTGGAGACGTTCACCGTCTGGATCGTGCTGGCCGCGCTGGTGCTGATGGTGCTGTGCGTGCGGAACCGGTTGCCGTGGCCGCTGGTGCTGTTCGCGTTCGCGGTGCTGGCGATGGACTTGGGCTCGGACGGCCTGATGTACTCCAAGGTCCGGTTGATGCTTCCCGCGTTCCCGCTGCTGATCCCGGTCGCGATGGGCTTGGCGCACCGCCGCCGCACGACCGCGGTGTGCTCGGCCGCGCTGATCGTGTGCTTCGGTGCGTGGTTCGGCGCTTACTCACTCACGGCGTGGCCGTACGCGATCTGA